The Candidatus Dadabacteria bacterium genomic sequence CGAATGCGTAAGTTCTTCGACTCGAACTCCCGCACATAGGGAAGCGGATCGTCTCTCCGGTCTATCAACGCAAGTGTCTTACGTGCTCGCGTCATCGCTACGTAGTAGAGGCGACGCTCCTCCTCATAGGAGCCAATGTTCCCCTTCTTCCACTCACCACCGAGCACAATGACATGGGAAAACTCTAATCCCTTCGCTGCATGCACCGTGCTAACCAACACCCCGTCGCCAAAGACATGCGAGCGGTAATGGTCGGCAAAGCACCTATATAGCGCCTCCACCACATCAACCACAGCACAAGATTCTTCTCCAAACTCTACCTCAATATCCATCAGCATACGGCTTGCCATTGCCGTCCAGAATGAATCTACACCACAAACCCTAGAGAGTTCCCCACGCAACTTTGGTATAGAGACCTCTGGCAGTTTACTTTCTTCCAAGTGTGTGAGCAGGCGTTTGAATTCTCGAATACGCCAAAGAGGCGGCAATCCATCCCGGAGAACCCTACGGACCGGCACTCCCTCACGTTCAAGGAGCGCGCGTACAGAAGCCAATTGATCATGCGTTCGCGAGAGGACAGCGAAGTTATACCAATCCGGCTCCGGATCGAGCCTTCGCAGACGCTCAATCTCTGCTAACACCGCAGCTGTTTGTGCCTCGCCACCCTCCACTTTCAGCAGTGAGACATGCCCTTGGGCAACATTATCCAGCAATTCCCACTCGCCGCCGGGAAGCTCTTTCAAACGATCCACATTTACCCGAATCGAATGCTTCAATTTCATCCGGTCCCGGTTGTGACAGATCAATGTGTTAGACACGGCGATAATGCGCTGAGTAGATCGATAATTCTCGACTAGGTAATGTCGCTGGGCCTTGAACTCTTTCTCAAACTGACGCAAAAATTGGATGTTAGCGTCGCGCCACCCGTAGATGCTCTGATCGTCATCGCCCACTGCGAGGATCGTCGCGCAGCGGTCGCGGTCTTCGTCTTCGCCCGCCCGTCGCGCAATGTGAGTGATCAATTCATACTGTCGCGCATCAATGTCCTGATACTCGTCCACGAGCACGTATTCAAAACCTGAGAGCACTCGGTCCCGAAGCTCGTCCGGCTCCATTCCTACAACCTGCTCTTTACCCCGTAGGCGGCTGTTCGCCTCGTCAATGATACTGTCAAAGTCGATGTCCTCCTGACCTGCCACCTCGACCCGGGCGGCTATCGATCGCTCGGTCAGGTGCAGAGCAAGAGAGTGGTAGGTATGTACGGCAACTTGGCGTGCCAGATCACCGACGAGATCTCTGAGCCGTACTCGCAACTGGTACATTGCGGAGCGGTTGAAGCAGACAACTAGGATGCGTTCGGGTCGTACGCGCTCTACCCTTAAAAGGTAGGCACATCGATGAACCACAACGCGCGTCTTTCCAGATCCAGGGCCTGCCAGCACTAGTAAATTGTGATCCTTCGACGCGGTGACAATTTGCTCCTGAGCATCATTGCGGAGGCTTTCAACAATCTCCGCATAGCTCTCCCGCGACGTAGCTCGCTTGAGTGTCTTAGGATCGTTCGCGAAATAATGCTGAACGAACTCAGACGCAGGCAGACTGAAGTAGCTTTGTATGTAGCGGCGACCGCTGTTGAGTTCTGCCTGTGCTTCCTCCACATAGCGCCCAATTGCATGAATCTGACACACCCGTTGATCGTAGTGGTCTTGGAGGGGACGGTAATGGCGGTCGGAATAGCGTTTTCCTTTTGCCTCGTCCGGAAATCGTATAGTCATTGCCTGGCGGAAAATCGACAGGCCCTTCTGGAGCTTGATAACGTCGTGCTCGTCCAAGAACAGGAGCGTTTTCTCGATTGCGTTGAATGGGTCGCCGATCCGATTAACCAATCCGGATTGCCCGTTGATGCCGCACCGGAGATCTTCCAGAGAAAACAGCACGAGTTGTTCACCAATCAGGCCTTGTCGCTCGGCAATTGAGAGGAGAACTTTGAGCACCGTCCGGCTTACTTGGACGCGCAGGTCCACTTGTTCCCGAAAGCCAGCCCAGTCGGCTTGCAGACTCACACGCAAGCCATGTCGCCCGCCGCCTCCGAGCGTTATGAGCGCTTTTTGACTAAAGCCTTGGCGTGCCCAACCCACAAGTAGCTTTAGCGTGCTGTCGCGGGTGACTTTTATTCCCTCGGTTCGAAGGCGCTCCTGCAAATGGGAGATGGACAACAGTATTTCGGTGCCGGATGTTATATCAGAGTACTCAGTGCGCAAGAGGTCCACCACCGCTTTTTCAACTCTTACAATCTCCTCAAGCCGATCCAGCGACCGGCTCTTCGTCTTATGCCGAACCCAGGCCGTAAAGTAGAGTCCGCTCTCTAGCAATCCGGCGCGTGTCATTTCATCTAAGGTGCGGAGGATTTCCCGGGACGCAGTGCGGTCCCAATTTGCTGCGTCTTCGCCAATATGAGACTTGAGTGATCGAAAAGAGGGTAAGTGGGCAAGCTGATCAGTGTCGATTCCTTCTCGGATATCTGCCTCTTGCAGTTCACTGATTACTTCCAGCCACCGCTGTTGTACATGTTCTGAGAGGTTAAGCTCCTCCATTTTTCTTTTTGCAGTATCGATATCAGGCACTGCCGGTACACCTTGGAAAACGCGGGTCTGGTTTTCGTCGCGTAGTACAAAGCCCGTGCGTTCCAACCATGAGATGGCGGTTCTGACCTTCGTATTCGCTGATGTTTCACGCTCATCGAACGACACCTCAGTGTCCGGTATCCGCAAAATTTCACCAGGTGAAAGCACGATTTCTTCAGCGTCCCGACGCCGTGCCCTGCGGACTGCTTTGAGTATCTGAGAAATGTCTCGTTGGGTAAGACAACCGCGCGAGGCCAAGTCGAACTGATCCTCGAGGTCACCTTTGGCAAAGAGCAGAACACAGTTTGCCGAATCGCCGTCTCGGCCTGCCCGCCCGGCTTCCTGCAGATAGTTCTCAAGGGATCCGGGAACGTCAGCATGTACGACAAGTCGCACGTTTTCCTTATCAATCCCCATACCGAAGGCGTTGGTCGCAACGATAATTGGCACCTTTCCAGAGATGAACGCATCCTGGACGCGCTTCTTCTCGGGTGGATCGATGCCGGCATGGAAATGCTCAGCATTCCATCCGTGGACGCGCAGTGACGTTGCAAGTTCTTCCGTCCGTCTGCGCCTGCCCGCGTAGATGATTGCTGCGCCTCGGGGTACTGTGGCCGACGGCTCTCCAATGTGCTCTGCAAGCAACTCGAGGATGCGAGCTCTTTTTTGCATAGGGGACACCTCTTCGACCGAGTAGTTCAGGTTCTCTCGGTCAACTCTATCAGTTGCGAGTACCTTGAGCTCTTGGCCAAGCTCATCACGGAAATGCGCAATGATTTCTTCACGTACGTCGAGCTTTGCGGTCGCAGTGAAACACGCTACCGGAGCAGGGTCAATCCCTTCTCTCGCCGAGAACTCGCGGATGAAGCGTGCCGCGTACAGGTAGTCTGGACGGAAGTCGTGGCCCCATCTCGAGATGCAGTGAGCCTCATCGAACACCCAAGTGGCAATCTCACGCTGACGTATAGCTGTTTTGAAAGAACGGTTCCGCAGTTGTTCGGGTGAGACATAGAGGAGTGCAAACCGTCCGAGCCGTACTGCTTCGAGCACGTCATGACGCTCGGGCATGGTCAGGAGGCCATTCAAAGCAGCTGCGAGGTTCCCAGTCTTGGTCTTACGATTGAGATTCTCAACCTGATCTTTCATCAGCGCCTGGAGCGGAGAAATAACAATGGTAAGTGCTCTGGTCCGCTCGTTGTGGACAATCGCGGGTAGTTGAAAGCAAAGCGACTTACCACCGCCTGTTGGCAGAATCGCCAAAATCGGCTGTTTTTCGATTCCCCGCAGGACAATCCGTTCCTGCAGACTATCTCCGTCGCTCGTCATTGGGGTCGGGTGAAAGGCTCTATACCCGAAATACTCCTCCAGTTTGCCACGGGGGTCGTGATGGACAAAGCAATACGTGCACCTCGGGTCGTCACACCGAACGCTCCGGACCGAGTGCAGAAATTGGGGAGCGGCCGGGAAAGTACGGTATACCCAGCGCGGAAGAATGGACTCAGTCCCTGATACCGTGAGCCAAGCAAGGGAATAGGCAGCAGCCGGTCGAGTCATTGGGTCGTCTAGAAGAGACGGTAGTTTACGACGGATTGCAACCGGGCACGCCCTGTCGCGAGCGAAGTGCTCGAAGCTGCGGAGCACGAGATCTCGAGACAGTAGCCGGGCGCCAAGAGCTTCCAGAAAGATACCGGTCCCGTTCAGGTTAAGAGACGAGACACTGCCGGGAGCATCAGAGTCGTCAAAGCAGCTGCGATAGATCGACACTAGCCCTGGATGCTCGCGTTCCCGTTTCTCCAAGATAACCCAGCAGTCTTCCAACAGTTGCAACGAGAGCCGGCAGTCCGCAACGGGATCACTCTGCGCCGTATTAACAAGCTTGTAGTCTTTGACCAAGTGGTGATAGGGCTGCTGCGGACTCGCGAGAGGAGCCAAGTAGAGAGTATCTACAACAGGTAGGTTGAGAATCTCGGCACCCGGTAGGTGATCTTCTATGAAACGTCTATCGTGGGCAACTATGTTATGCCCCGCCACAAAACCAGCACCGTATGCAAATGCACTGAGTTTTTGAATCGCGTCATTTAACAATCCCACATCGCGAATCCGCAACTCGTCGCCTCCGCGTAACACACCAATATCTCGAATCTGTCCGGCGATTACCTCAAGGTCTAATATGACGCACCTCTTGATAAAATCTGCGAATGACATAGCTTACATCACCACCTTCGCCTTAGACGCCGACGAACGATTTCTGCGTTTTAGTTGCGGGCATTCAATACAAACTCGGATCAGTTTTTGAATTTGGTCACTATCTATAGTTGGAAAGCTTTTCCCCAACCTAAGTGCGTCATTTTTCTCATTCATGGCTTGTCCTCGTTATTGTAATTTAAAAACTGGTTTAATCGAACGAAAAAAACGGTTTAGGAATTGAAGAGAAAAAAAGAAGAAATTTGAGGTATCGCCTAGTCACCTCTGGAATATGTGAGGAGAACTACACTTGTACAGACTACGGCCTAGGGAAAGGACGAAAGCATTATCTACAGCGTCAATCAAGATTGTGGTGCCGAAGGCGGGAGTCGAACCCGCACGCCCGTAGGGCACTACCCCCTCAAGATAGCGCGTCTGCCTATTCCGCCACTTCGGCACAAAATCGGATTGTAAAAAGTATCACGCAAGGGACAAATTTCAAGCGCCGAACTTGCGAAGCCGTCCCGCGTGAGCGAGAAGAAGCGGCATTATCTCCGTCGCCTTTATGATCCCCAGGTCACCGGACAGGCAGGACGATTCGGAGAAACCCGCCACACCCCTTCCCCTGCAGTATTTAGAACTGATCATAAGGGGCACCGGGTGCCAGCTGTGCGACTTCATTGCCGACGGGGTCGAGTGATCACCCGTTACGGCAAGAACATTAACCCCGAGTTCCATGATTTCGGGGAGAAGCGAATCGAATTCCTCTATCACACCCACCTTCGCCCCGAAATTCCCGTCCTCTCCGTAACTGTCCGTTTTCTTCACGTGCAGGTAGAAAAAGTCATAATCTTCGAAATTACGAGAAAGCGTCTCGATCTCATCACCGATGGAATCCCCTGTGACCTCAAGGACGTCCATCCCGAGCAGCTTCGACACTCCCCTGTACATCGGATAGGCGGCAACGCATCCGGCTCGAAGCCCGTAGGCCTCATCAAAGGTCGGAAGATCAGGCCTCACTGAAAAACCCCTAAGAAGCATGTAGTTGGCAACGGGCTCATCCCTTATCGCTTCGCAGGCCCTGTCAATCAGCTCTCCCGCGATCTCAGCCGTCTTCTGGGAACTGCCGTTCTCCCCGCGGGGCCTGACAGGAGCTTTGCCTTCTGCCTGCGGGTCTGTGTCGCAGACAAGTGCGTCTGATTCCGAGAGCTGCGCCAGAAACGACAGAACCACGACAAACCTGTGCTCAAGACCCGGATAGAAATTTACTTTTACCCCGCATACCTCCTTGACGACCGACGAAATCCTGGAAATCACCCTCCTGTTCTCCTCGGTGCTGAGCCTGCCCGCTCTCCTGTCGGTAACGACCGGGTTATCCCCTTCGTATTTCACGGTGGCGAAGTTGCCCCTCACCGCCACATCCGACGGGCCGAGATCAATACCGAGGCCAAGCGCTTCGAGCACCCCCCTTCCTATCTCGTTTCTGAGGGGATCATAGCCGA encodes the following:
- a CDS encoding RecQ family ATP-dependent DNA helicase: MTRPAAAYSLAWLTVSGTESILPRWVYRTFPAAPQFLHSVRSVRCDDPRCTYCFVHHDPRGKLEEYFGYRAFHPTPMTSDGDSLQERIVLRGIEKQPILAILPTGGGKSLCFQLPAIVHNERTRALTIVISPLQALMKDQVENLNRKTKTGNLAAALNGLLTMPERHDVLEAVRLGRFALLYVSPEQLRNRSFKTAIRQREIATWVFDEAHCISRWGHDFRPDYLYAARFIREFSAREGIDPAPVACFTATAKLDVREEIIAHFRDELGQELKVLATDRVDRENLNYSVEEVSPMQKRARILELLAEHIGEPSATVPRGAAIIYAGRRRRTEELATSLRVHGWNAEHFHAGIDPPEKKRVQDAFISGKVPIIVATNAFGMGIDKENVRLVVHADVPGSLENYLQEAGRAGRDGDSANCVLLFAKGDLEDQFDLASRGCLTQRDISQILKAVRRARRRDAEEIVLSPGEILRIPDTEVSFDERETSANTKVRTAISWLERTGFVLRDENQTRVFQGVPAVPDIDTAKRKMEELNLSEHVQQRWLEVISELQEADIREGIDTDQLAHLPSFRSLKSHIGEDAANWDRTASREILRTLDEMTRAGLLESGLYFTAWVRHKTKSRSLDRLEEIVRVEKAVVDLLRTEYSDITSGTEILLSISHLQERLRTEGIKVTRDSTLKLLVGWARQGFSQKALITLGGGGRHGLRVSLQADWAGFREQVDLRVQVSRTVLKVLLSIAERQGLIGEQLVLFSLEDLRCGINGQSGLVNRIGDPFNAIEKTLLFLDEHDVIKLQKGLSIFRQAMTIRFPDEAKGKRYSDRHYRPLQDHYDQRVCQIHAIGRYVEEAQAELNSGRRYIQSYFSLPASEFVQHYFANDPKTLKRATSRESYAEIVESLRNDAQEQIVTASKDHNLLVLAGPGSGKTRVVVHRCAYLLRVERVRPERILVVCFNRSAMYQLRVRLRDLVGDLARQVAVHTYHSLALHLTERSIAARVEVAGQEDIDFDSIIDEANSRLRGKEQVVGMEPDELRDRVLSGFEYVLVDEYQDIDARQYELITHIARRAGEDEDRDRCATILAVGDDDQSIYGWRDANIQFLRQFEKEFKAQRHYLVENYRSTQRIIAVSNTLICHNRDRMKLKHSIRVNVDRLKELPGGEWELLDNVAQGHVSLLKVEGGEAQTAAVLAEIERLRRLDPEPDWYNFAVLSRTHDQLASVRALLEREGVPVRRVLRDGLPPLWRIREFKRLLTHLEESKLPEVSIPKLRGELSRVCGVDSFWTAMASRMLMDIEVEFGEESCAVVDVVEALYRCFADHYRSHVFGDGVLVSTVHAAKGLEFSHVIVLGGEWKKGNIGSYEEERRLYYVAMTRARKTLALIDRRDDPLPYVREFESKNLRIRKVSVAKGRSDKLTHVRYTVLGMRDLFIDFAGEKPEGHGVHISLTRMQVGDSITLKREQSGQVVVLDCEGKQVGCLSKNTAESWQQPDLNQVDEVRVLGMVSREQEDCKPEYRDRIAVPDWELPLLEVRHRSPSTE
- a CDS encoding 2,3-bisphosphoglycerate-independent phosphoglycerate mutase, yielding MQDLVSKLVEKNSSKIVLCVLDGLGGLPVDGKTELEAARTPNLDRLSSAGSMGLHVPVERGITPGSGAAHLALFGYDPLRNEIGRGVLEALGLGIDLGPSDVAVRGNFATVKYEGDNPVVTDRRAGRLSTEENRRVISRISSVVKEVCGVKVNFYPGLEHRFVVVLSFLAQLSESDALVCDTDPQAEGKAPVRPRGENGSSQKTAEIAGELIDRACEAIRDEPVANYMLLRGFSVRPDLPTFDEAYGLRAGCVAAYPMYRGVSKLLGMDVLEVTGDSIGDEIETLSRNFEDYDFFYLHVKKTDSYGEDGNFGAKVGVIEEFDSLLPEIMELGVNVLAVTGDHSTPSAMKSHSWHPVPLMISSKYCRGRGVAGFSESSCLSGDLGIIKATEIMPLLLAHAGRLRKFGA